The Grimontia kaedaensis genome has a window encoding:
- a CDS encoding amidohydrolase, with the protein MFNPILFRHQLHKAPELSGFEENTAKLIADTLRSFGYDPQVNIGGYGIVQTIESGVPGPHLLFRADTDALPIDEVASHTHCSCTQGIMHACGHDGHSASLMALAYRLSMSSLQRGKVTLIFQPSEENGQGARAMLDDDSWSKGKIDYAFGYHNVPGHPLGQILCRENTFACASAGVSITLTGKTAHAAYPETALNPTRALRELMLEIEQLPQKASGSFSLATIVHVSLGQPAFGTTPAKATLMATLRSDSNKCFEALCCEVENIAGRYAERDRLDITIKWFDKFNATINHSEANMLLKQASKELGFDYNVLDKPMRWSEDFSEYSRTWPSAFFGLGSGVEHPPLHDPHYDFPDALIDVSSKIFEQIIRDMNGLKAQDFIQAI; encoded by the coding sequence ATGTTCAACCCTATCCTGTTTAGACACCAACTACATAAAGCACCTGAGCTCTCTGGTTTCGAAGAAAATACCGCAAAACTAATTGCCGATACTTTGCGAAGTTTTGGCTACGATCCTCAGGTGAATATCGGTGGTTATGGGATAGTACAAACGATTGAAAGTGGCGTACCCGGCCCTCACCTGTTGTTCCGTGCTGATACCGATGCACTTCCTATTGATGAAGTCGCTTCTCACACTCATTGTTCTTGTACTCAAGGCATCATGCACGCCTGTGGGCACGATGGTCACTCTGCAAGTCTAATGGCGTTGGCCTACCGTCTATCGATGTCCTCTCTCCAGCGGGGAAAAGTTACCCTGATTTTCCAACCATCAGAGGAAAATGGTCAGGGTGCTCGCGCAATGTTAGATGATGACAGTTGGTCCAAAGGCAAAATCGATTACGCATTTGGTTATCACAATGTGCCGGGGCACCCACTTGGGCAAATACTATGTCGTGAAAACACATTTGCCTGTGCTTCTGCCGGTGTCTCAATCACGCTGACAGGGAAAACGGCTCACGCAGCTTATCCTGAAACCGCATTGAACCCCACTCGGGCGCTAAGAGAACTAATGCTCGAGATCGAACAATTACCCCAAAAAGCATCGGGTAGTTTTTCACTAGCTACCATCGTTCATGTGAGTTTGGGACAGCCTGCTTTTGGTACAACCCCAGCAAAAGCAACTTTAATGGCCACACTGAGAAGTGATAGCAACAAGTGCTTTGAAGCACTGTGTTGCGAGGTGGAAAACATTGCGGGACGCTATGCAGAAAGAGATCGGCTAGATATAACTATCAAGTGGTTTGATAAGTTCAATGCCACCATTAATCACAGTGAAGCAAATATGCTGTTGAAGCAAGCCAGTAAAGAGCTAGGGTTTGATTACAATGTTCTCGATAAACCCATGCGCTGGTCTGAAGACTTTTCTGAATATTCCCGAACCTGGCCATCTGCGTTTTTTGGGCTCGGTAGTGGTGTGGAGCATCCTCCGCTGCACGACCCTCACTATGATTTCCCGGATGCGTTGATTGACGTTTCCAGCAAAATCTTCGAACAAATCATCCGAGATATGAACGGACTGAAAGCGCAGGACTTTATCCAAGCGATTTGA
- a CDS encoding MFS transporter, with product MSQQVETTAGELHDARESVPVIQKGAYGAGTLTLNLLPGALGVFSFFLITAFGMDPFLAGLLGGLPRLFDAITDPIMGFITDNTKSRWGRRRPYIVVGAILSGVFFAMLWQLDPEASQEYNFWYFLIFSLIFTIGNTMFATPFVGLGYEMTSDYNERTRLMAFANTMGQVAWMIVPWFWVLIADPDLFSSQAEGVQQLSLFVAGACITLGILPGLFCKGIDASDMGNRAEISFKTIFSNLKEVFKGIKQVFKNKPFVRLCGATFLVFNGFQLVASFSFFIIVFHMFGGDYGATGTWPAWFSTVSAIVTAFVVIPVITWMANKWGKRNAFIISTAISIVGYGLKWWGFDPSNPWMIFMPIPLMSFGIGGLFTLMMSMTADVCDMDELDNGMPRKEGTFGAIYWLMVKIGQALALILGGLVLKVVGFDPGAGAQSVETITNLRLADIIIPASTALLAILVMWKYDLSEEKARAIKQKLIELRGEL from the coding sequence ATGTCACAACAAGTAGAAACAACAGCAGGTGAGCTTCACGACGCAAGGGAGAGCGTTCCAGTCATTCAGAAAGGGGCTTACGGCGCAGGTACGCTGACGCTTAACCTTCTTCCTGGTGCTTTGGGAGTATTCTCTTTCTTCCTGATTACCGCTTTCGGCATGGACCCTTTCCTGGCAGGTTTGTTAGGTGGTCTTCCACGATTGTTTGATGCAATCACGGACCCTATCATGGGTTTTATCACGGACAACACCAAATCACGTTGGGGTAGACGACGTCCTTACATTGTCGTTGGTGCGATCTTGAGTGGCGTGTTCTTTGCCATGCTTTGGCAGCTGGACCCTGAAGCATCACAAGAGTACAACTTCTGGTATTTCCTCATTTTCTCTTTGATCTTCACTATCGGTAACACTATGTTTGCAACACCGTTTGTTGGTCTGGGTTATGAAATGACCTCTGATTACAACGAACGTACTCGTTTGATGGCATTTGCAAATACTATGGGCCAGGTGGCTTGGATGATCGTACCTTGGTTCTGGGTACTTATCGCCGACCCTGATTTGTTTAGTAGCCAGGCCGAAGGCGTGCAGCAATTGTCACTGTTTGTCGCAGGTGCTTGTATCACTCTGGGTATTCTTCCTGGTCTGTTCTGTAAAGGTATTGATGCTTCAGACATGGGTAACCGCGCTGAGATCTCTTTCAAGACGATTTTCTCTAACTTGAAGGAAGTCTTTAAAGGCATTAAGCAAGTTTTCAAAAACAAACCTTTCGTTCGTCTTTGTGGTGCAACCTTCTTGGTCTTTAATGGCTTTCAGCTTGTTGCGTCATTCAGCTTCTTCATCATCGTGTTCCACATGTTTGGTGGTGACTATGGTGCAACAGGTACGTGGCCTGCATGGTTCTCTACGGTAAGCGCGATTGTTACCGCGTTTGTTGTTATCCCTGTAATTACCTGGATGGCAAACAAATGGGGTAAGCGCAACGCGTTTATTATCTCCACTGCTATTTCAATTGTTGGCTATGGCCTGAAATGGTGGGGCTTCGACCCAAGCAATCCTTGGATGATCTTTATGCCTATTCCACTGATGTCTTTCGGTATCGGCGGTCTGTTTACTCTGATGATGAGCATGACAGCTGACGTCTGTGATATGGATGAGTTGGACAACGGTATGCCACGTAAAGAGGGTACATTTGGGGCGATTTATTGGCTGATGGTGAAAATTGGCCAAGCGCTGGCGCTCATCCTTGGTGGTTTAGTGCTTAAAGTGGTTGGTTTTGACCCAGGTGCTGGTGCACAGTCTGTTGAAACCATCACGAACCTTCGTTTGGCAGATATCATCATCCCAGCGTCTACTGCGCTCTTGGCTATTCTTGTCATGTGGAAATATGACCTGAGCGAAGAGAAAGCGCGTGCAATCAAGCAAAAACTGATTGAGTTACGTGGCGAGCTATAA
- the aroG gene encoding 3-deoxy-7-phosphoheptulonate synthase AroG — protein MSFHQTDDVRISKIKELLPPVAVLEKFPATENASETVFNARQAIHNILNDKDDRLLVIIGPCSIHDPEAAVEYGKKLKVIRDKLSDKLEIVMRVYFEKPRTTVGWKGLINDPYLDNSFKLNDGLRMGRKLLLDITDMGLPTAGEFLDMITPQYMGDLISWGAIGARTTESQVHRELASGLSCPVGFKNGTDGNIKIATDAIRSAESPHHFLSVTKFGHSAIVETAGNEDCHIILRGGKEPNYSADHVAAITEQLDSAKLRNKLMIDFSHANSSKQYKRQLVVGEDVANQVAGGNDAIFGVMIESHLVEGRQDLIDGQAPTYGQSITDACIGWEDTEKVLNILADAVQERRAAKK, from the coding sequence ATGAGCTTCCATCAAACAGACGATGTCCGAATTAGTAAAATCAAAGAACTTCTGCCACCAGTAGCGGTGCTGGAAAAGTTTCCTGCGACTGAAAATGCGTCTGAAACGGTGTTTAACGCTCGTCAGGCAATCCACAATATTCTGAACGACAAGGACGATCGCCTTCTCGTTATCATCGGTCCTTGTTCAATTCATGACCCAGAAGCGGCAGTTGAATACGGTAAGAAGCTAAAAGTTATCCGTGACAAACTGAGTGACAAGTTAGAAATCGTAATGCGTGTTTACTTCGAGAAGCCTCGCACAACAGTAGGCTGGAAAGGCCTTATCAATGACCCGTACTTGGACAACAGTTTTAAGTTAAACGATGGCCTTCGTATGGGACGTAAGTTGCTATTGGATATTACCGACATGGGTCTTCCAACTGCAGGAGAGTTTCTCGATATGATCACGCCACAGTACATGGGTGATCTTATCAGCTGGGGTGCCATTGGCGCGCGTACTACCGAATCTCAGGTTCACCGTGAGCTAGCATCTGGTCTGTCTTGCCCGGTAGGCTTCAAAAACGGTACCGACGGAAACATAAAGATTGCGACTGATGCGATTCGTTCGGCAGAATCTCCTCACCACTTCCTGTCTGTGACTAAATTTGGACACTCGGCGATTGTTGAGACTGCAGGTAACGAAGATTGCCACATTATTCTCCGTGGCGGCAAAGAGCCAAACTACTCTGCAGATCACGTTGCAGCAATCACTGAGCAACTGGATTCCGCCAAACTGCGTAACAAGCTGATGATTGACTTCAGCCATGCAAACAGCAGCAAGCAATACAAGCGTCAGCTGGTCGTAGGTGAAGACGTAGCAAACCAAGTCGCTGGTGGTAACGATGCTATCTTTGGCGTGATGATTGAGAGCCACCTTGTAGAAGGGCGTCAGGACCTTATTGATGGCCAAGCGCCAACTTATGGCCAAAGCATCACCGATGCATGTATTGGCTGGGAAGATACTGAGAAAGTGTTAAATATTCTGGCAGATGCTGTTCAAGAGCGCAGAGCTGCCAAGAAGTAA